The following are encoded in a window of Candidatus Anstonellales archaeon genomic DNA:
- a CDS encoding glycosyltransferase family 4 protein, with product MRVCMFTRTVAQQGKGGVEDHINMLCQGLSKEGIEVEVITTSHPNSLVYEEINGVKYHYVPGSQPKRYSRQWWKNSAKKFLELHLKEPFDIVHSQSAGGLGFVLDSQCSSLKLPFVTSLHGTTYDEIQTQLNKLKNLLEVRTISDFFDTLKIFPKLLFQLYNYFFLDPKYLSKSDIIIATSNEQKKILIETFALDTKKIRLVYNAVDENLFSPLPRHLAVQKTDLLGSPVLLCVARLEREKGVQNAIMGLHSIIKEYPTALLVVVGDGSYRPRLESLARDLNINHNVKFTGFVPYESLPYYFSSCDIFLNPTIRQNGYDLTVLEAMSCERPVIASNIGSMPTAISNGIDGILIKPGSASDLALAVLDLLKNKEKADKIGKNARQKVLSLFSLKSMVSSTVAIYKDALAQVR from the coding sequence ATGCGCGTCTGCATGTTCACAAGGACAGTGGCTCAGCAAGGCAAAGGAGGAGTAGAAGACCACATAAATATGCTTTGCCAAGGCCTTTCAAAAGAAGGGATAGAGGTTGAAGTTATTACTACAAGCCATCCCAACAGCTTAGTATACGAAGAGATAAATGGCGTAAAATATCATTATGTGCCGGGTAGCCAACCAAAGCGGTATTCTCGGCAATGGTGGAAAAACTCCGCGAAGAAGTTTCTTGAACTCCACCTAAAAGAGCCATTTGACATTGTTCATTCTCAATCTGCAGGCGGTCTTGGCTTTGTTCTTGATAGTCAGTGCAGCTCACTTAAACTTCCTTTTGTCACTTCTCTTCATGGAACCACATATGATGAAATTCAGACGCAGTTAAATAAACTTAAGAATCTATTAGAAGTTCGCACCATCTCTGATTTTTTTGATACATTAAAAATTTTTCCAAAACTTCTGTTTCAGCTTTATAATTACTTTTTTCTAGATCCAAAATACCTCTCTAAATCAGACATAATAATCGCGACAAGCAATGAACAGAAAAAAATCCTTATAGAGACATTTGCGTTAGATACAAAAAAGATAAGGCTGGTTTACAATGCAGTAGATGAAAATCTTTTCTCTCCGTTGCCACGCCACTTAGCAGTACAAAAGACAGATTTACTTGGCTCACCTGTCCTTCTTTGCGTTGCTCGACTCGAGCGTGAAAAAGGAGTCCAAAACGCAATAATGGGATTGCATTCAATAATAAAAGAATACCCTACTGCATTACTCGTAGTAGTCGGAGACGGAAGTTATCGTCCACGTTTAGAGTCTCTTGCAAGAGACTTAAACATCAATCATAATGTTAAATTCACCGGATTTGTTCCATATGAATCCCTTCCCTATTATTTTTCATCCTGCGATATTTTTCTCAATCCAACCATACGCCAGAATGGTTATGATCTAACTGTTCTTGAAGCAATGTCCTGTGAACGACCAGTCATTGCATCGAATATAGGAAGCATGCCTACAGCTATATCAAATGGAATTGACGGCATCCTCATAAAACCAGGCTCGGCATCTGACCTTGCTCTTGCGGTGCTAGACTTGCTAAAAAATAAAGAGAAGGCAGACAAAATAGGAAAAAATGCGCGCCAAAAAGTTCTTTCGCTCTTTTCATTAAAAAGCATGGTCTCAAGTACGGTTGCTATATATAAAGATGCTTTAGCGCAAGTGAGATAA
- a CDS encoding methionine biosynthesis protein MetW translates to MVNGPTLSIPPYSNYGYKHPDEAESTTNRFEYPIIVSMVKEGSTVLDIGCGDGSLGKLLITKGCKVFGLEIDPNGVAQSQRKGVDAKICDIESGLPYPDNSFDYAIINVTLQMLYRPLYVLEEAVRVSQKQVVSFPNFAHLPARIEMLIYGRMPKTALFGYEWYNTRHIHHITYNDFVSTIKKLGLKILKVKTLDLRGRKEDWLSRFFPSLFCGTAIFLLEK, encoded by the coding sequence ATGGTCAACGGCCCTACCCTTTCCATCCCACCTTACTCAAATTATGGTTATAAGCACCCAGATGAAGCTGAAAGCACAACAAACAGGTTTGAATACCCTATAATTGTTAGTATGGTTAAGGAGGGCTCAACAGTTTTAGATATCGGATGTGGAGATGGCTCTCTTGGAAAGCTTTTGATTACTAAGGGATGCAAGGTCTTTGGTCTTGAGATAGATCCTAATGGCGTGGCTCAATCACAAAGAAAAGGGGTGGATGCAAAAATTTGCGATATTGAAAGCGGCTTACCCTATCCCGACAACTCGTTTGACTATGCAATAATAAACGTAACTCTTCAGATGCTTTATCGTCCACTATACGTTCTAGAAGAAGCAGTCAGAGTTTCTCAGAAGCAAGTTGTCAGCTTTCCAAATTTTGCTCACCTTCCCGCAAGAATTGAGATGCTTATCTACGGAAGGATGCCAAAAACAGCGCTCTTTGGTTATGAATGGTATAACACTAGACATATCCATCACATAACTTACAATGATTTCGTCTCCACCATCAAGAAACTAGGTTTAAAAATTTTAAAAGTAAAAACACTTGATCTTCGTGGCAGAAAGGAAGATTGGCTTTCGCGCTTCTTCCCCTCACTTTTCTGCGGAACAGCCATATTCCTTTTGGAGAAATGA
- a CDS encoding GDP-mannose 4,6-dehydratase: MNMYSFADFYRGKRILITGGLGFIGSNLSIRLCQFGSKVHILNKKPTNPSQAAFNIEPVKNQVIVTYSDTNDFQTLDECVQEKDIIFHLAGRGSHVDSILDPIGDASANALSALYLLKSIIKKEKKPKIIYSGTRGQYGNAKTLPVNEDHPKQPVDINGINKQAAEDYLLLYSRIGAIRACSLRMGNIYGPRMQMQNPNQGFISWFIRLAIDNKCLNVFGSGSQRRDFTYIDDLIDALLLCGMSDSTDSEAYNVGGDVYSVLEVAKLIVEVAGSGSVSITPYAEGHKKVEVGDFVPDVSKINKLGWKPKTPFKEGLKMTIDYYRKYKEFYW; encoded by the coding sequence ATGAATATGTACAGCTTCGCTGACTTTTACAGGGGAAAGCGCATCCTTATAACAGGAGGACTTGGCTTCATAGGAAGCAACCTGTCTATCCGTCTCTGCCAGTTTGGTTCAAAGGTACATATACTAAACAAAAAACCGACAAATCCTTCTCAGGCCGCATTCAACATAGAACCCGTGAAAAACCAGGTGATAGTGACCTATTCCGATACAAATGATTTCCAGACGCTTGATGAATGCGTTCAGGAGAAGGATATAATCTTTCATCTTGCCGGAAGAGGGAGCCACGTTGATAGTATACTTGACCCAATCGGAGACGCAAGTGCAAACGCGCTGTCTGCACTTTATCTTCTCAAATCAATAATCAAAAAAGAAAAAAAACCAAAGATAATATACTCCGGTACAAGAGGGCAGTACGGTAACGCCAAAACCTTACCTGTTAACGAGGACCATCCAAAACAACCTGTCGACATTAACGGAATAAACAAGCAGGCAGCCGAAGATTATCTCCTTCTTTATTCTAGAATTGGTGCCATACGCGCGTGTTCACTTAGAATGGGCAACATATATGGGCCGCGAATGCAGATGCAAAATCCAAACCAAGGATTTATATCCTGGTTTATACGTCTTGCGATAGACAACAAATGTTTAAATGTTTTTGGTTCCGGGTCTCAGAGGAGAGACTTTACATACATAGATGACTTAATTGATGCTCTACTACTTTGTGGAATGAGTGATAGCACCGACTCTGAAGCTTATAACGTCGGTGGCGACGTTTATAGTGTTCTAGAAGTAGCAAAACTCATCGTAGAAGTTGCAGGAAGCGGTTCTGTTAGCATAACCCCCTACGCCGAAGGGCACAAAAAGGTGGAAGTTGGAGATTTTGTTCCTGACGTCTCAAAAATTAATAAGCTTGGCTGGAAACCTAAAACACCTTTCAAGGAGGGGTTAAAAATGACAATTGATTACTATAGAAAATATAAAGAGTTTTATTGGTGA